The Candidatus Korarchaeum sp. genome segment CACCATAGCGTAGTATAGTGATATAATCGGCGACCGCTTCAGCTAGCTCCAATACGTGGGTGGAGAAAATAACTACTCCTTCCTCAGCTTTCCTCCTCAAGATCTCCTTCAGGACCCTGGCTACCTCGGGATCTAGGCCGGAGAAGGGCTCATCCAATATCAGTACCTTGGGCTCCTTCATAAGGGCCGTTATCAGCATGACCTTCCTCTTGTTACCGAGGCTCAGTTCCCCTCCCAGCTTCCCCATGTGCTCCTCCATCTTGAAGACCGTTGTCGGATAGT includes the following:
- a CDS encoding ATP-binding cassette domain-containing protein; protein product: YPTTVFKMEEHMGKLGGELSLGNKRKVMLITALMKEPKVLILDEPFSGLDPEVARVLKEILRRKAEEGVVIFSTHVLELAEAVADYITILRYGEVVARGPISELKGKKDLESYFMEVTGLSSELQELLKAL